A stretch of Bacteroidota bacterium DNA encodes these proteins:
- a CDS encoding RNA-binding protein, giving the protein MNIFVGNLSRDASEDDVRQAFQAFGQVESVHVIMDRMTRQPKGFCFVEMPAKAEADAAIAGLNGKELKGRKLTVNEARPREERGGSRGGYR; this is encoded by the coding sequence GTGAATATTTTTGTTGGAAACCTGTCTCGCGATGCGAGCGAAGACGATGTACGTCAGGCATTTCAGGCGTTCGGTCAAGTTGAGTCGGTCCATGTTATCATGGACAGGATGACCCGTCAGCCCAAGGGCTTCTGCTTTGTCGAGATGCCGGCGAAAGCTGAAGCTGATGCGGCCATTGCAGGACTGAACGGCAAGGAACTGAAAGGAAGAAAACTGACGGTGAATGAAGCTCGGCCCAGAGAAGAGCGGGGCGGATCCAGGGGCGGCTATCGTTAA
- the gmk gene encoding guanylate kinase translates to MKNPKLFVVSAPSGGGKTTIVKAILEHHPEFEFSVSATTRPKRANEEHGKDYFFLRKEEFERLIQKGALVEHEQIYGNYYGTLKSEVDRALTNGRCMVFDVDVKGGLSIKRLYGPESALIFIEPPSIAVLEQRLRDRKTEDERAFQKRMARVATELEIGKQFDYRVVNDELPRAIGEVEEIILKQLTQSP, encoded by the coding sequence ATGAAAAATCCGAAACTTTTTGTCGTCTCGGCCCCGAGCGGCGGCGGCAAGACAACGATCGTCAAAGCGATTCTGGAGCACCATCCCGAGTTCGAGTTCTCGGTCTCGGCAACGACAAGGCCGAAGCGCGCAAACGAGGAGCACGGCAAAGACTATTTCTTCCTTCGCAAGGAAGAATTTGAACGATTGATCCAGAAGGGCGCGCTTGTCGAACACGAGCAGATCTACGGCAATTACTACGGCACGCTGAAGAGCGAGGTCGACCGTGCGCTCACAAACGGCCGTTGCATGGTTTTCGATGTGGATGTCAAAGGAGGGCTGTCGATAAAAAGATTATACGGCCCGGAGTCGGCGCTGATCTTTATCGAGCCGCCGAGCATCGCCGTCCTCGAACAGCGGCTGCGGGACAGAAAGACCGAAGACGAACGAGCGTTCCAAAAGCGGATGGCCCGCGTCGCAACGGAGCTGGAGATCGGCAAACAATTTGACTACAGGGTCGTCAACGACGAACTCCCGAGGGCGATCGGCGAGGTCGAAGAAATTATTCTAAAGCAACTTACACAATCACCATAA
- a CDS encoding GNAT family N-acetyltransferase, with protein MPLKIRRATAADAKAIAGFNSALALETEHLELEHKRLLRGVLSLLNDPSKGYYILAEVDGAIAGQLMITFEWSDWRAATFWWVQSVYVAPEFRSAGVFTRLFQYIENAARKKKSVCGIRLYVEHNNNRAMQAYERLGMKKANYGLYEIDFVIKRS; from the coding sequence ATGCCCCTTAAAATTCGCCGAGCCACTGCTGCGGATGCAAAAGCCATCGCGGGGTTCAATTCCGCACTGGCGTTGGAAACTGAGCATCTGGAACTGGAGCACAAGCGGCTGCTGCGCGGTGTTCTCTCACTGTTGAACGACCCTTCAAAGGGGTACTACATCCTCGCCGAGGTTGACGGTGCGATCGCCGGGCAGCTTATGATCACCTTTGAATGGAGCGATTGGCGCGCGGCGACATTCTGGTGGGTGCAGAGTGTCTATGTTGCTCCCGAATTTCGCAGCGCCGGAGTCTTCACCCGGCTTTTTCAGTATATTGAAAATGCCGCGCGGAAAAAGAAGTCCGTCTGCGGAATACGGCTCTACGTCGAGCACAACAACAACCGCGCGATGCAAGCCTACGAACGCCTTGGAATGAAGAAAGCGAATTACGGCCTCTACGAGATCGACTTTGTTATCAAACGATCTTGA
- the coaBC gene encoding bifunctional phosphopantothenoylcysteine decarboxylase/phosphopantothenate--cysteine ligase CoaBC, producing MLKNKKILLGVTGGISAYKMCTVVRLMKRAGAGVRVLMTRSATQFVAPLTFSTLSQEEVITSLWPESTGASTHAGVEHINLGLWADAMLIAPATANIVAKIAHGIADDVVSSTVLALRSPLLIAPAMDVDMYLNEATQKNLTTLRERGHHILNPVEGELASGLVGPGRLPEPEAIMAFVESVIEKTPLDLKKKRILVTAGPTHEPIDPVRFIGNRSSGKMGFAIANAAAQRGAEVTLISGPVSLGTPKNVSRIDVETASQMLEAVTKLAKKSDAVIMSAAVADYAPKNPAANKIKKSDAAGGLTLELRQNADILQTLGAKKNGAVLVGFALETENEVKNATEKLRKKNLDLIVLNSTRDEGSAFGADTNVVTIIGKDGRTQKLPKMAKFDVAVEILNRVAALF from the coding sequence GTGCTCAAAAATAAAAAAATACTGCTCGGCGTGACGGGGGGGATTTCGGCGTACAAGATGTGCACCGTTGTCCGCCTCATGAAAAGAGCCGGCGCCGGCGTCCGTGTGCTGATGACGCGGTCGGCAACGCAGTTCGTCGCTCCGCTGACCTTTTCAACACTGTCGCAGGAAGAGGTGATCACCTCGTTATGGCCGGAAAGCACCGGCGCGTCAACGCATGCCGGCGTCGAGCACATCAACCTCGGCCTGTGGGCCGATGCGATGCTCATCGCCCCGGCGACGGCAAACATCGTCGCTAAAATCGCCCACGGCATCGCCGACGATGTCGTCTCGTCGACCGTGCTCGCTCTCCGCTCGCCGCTGCTCATTGCACCGGCAATGGACGTCGACATGTACCTCAACGAGGCAACACAGAAAAATTTAACGACGCTTCGCGAGCGGGGACATCATATTCTGAACCCGGTTGAAGGAGAGCTGGCAAGCGGACTCGTCGGGCCCGGACGATTGCCGGAGCCCGAGGCGATCATGGCGTTTGTCGAGTCGGTCATCGAGAAAACTCCGCTCGACCTTAAAAAGAAAAGAATCCTCGTCACCGCGGGGCCGACCCATGAACCGATCGACCCGGTTCGCTTCATCGGCAACCGGTCCTCCGGCAAAATGGGGTTCGCGATCGCCAACGCGGCTGCGCAGCGGGGAGCCGAGGTCACGCTTATCAGCGGACCGGTATCGCTCGGCACGCCGAAAAATGTTTCCCGCATTGACGTAGAAACTGCTTCACAAATGCTCGAGGCGGTCACGAAACTTGCAAAAAAATCGGACGCGGTCATCATGTCCGCCGCCGTTGCAGATTATGCTCCAAAAAATCCGGCCGCGAACAAAATCAAAAAGAGCGATGCTGCGGGGGGCTTGACGCTTGAACTGCGGCAAAACGCCGATATTCTTCAAACACTGGGGGCAAAAAAGAACGGCGCGGTGCTGGTCGGGTTCGCGCTGGAAACAGAGAATGAGGTCAAAAACGCCACGGAAAAACTCCGAAAGAAAAACCTCGACCTCATCGTTCTCAACAGCACGCGGGACGAGGGTTCGGCGTTCGGTGCGGATACAAATGTCGTCACCATCATCGGCAAAGACGGCAGGACGCAGAAGCTTCCCAAGATGGCGAAGTTTGATGTTGCGGTTGAAATTCTCAACCGGGTAGCAGCATTGTTCTAA
- a CDS encoding uracil-DNA glycosylase, whose translation MSDLHPSSPRQGDEPVAQEISRLISGIRNFLMQEQDLFGNTIYPSAEQGAHSKEGKERSLGGYPAEPWANASSLNDLNSMICECQKCPLGATRTKFVFGVGNPNAELVLIGEAPGADEDAKGEPFVGRAGQLLNKILEAVHFKREDVYICNILKCRPPNNRDPLPEEVRECEPYLWKQLEIIKPKIILCLGRISAQVLLKTTDSLTSLRANVHDYRGIPLMVTYHPAALLRNPNWKRPTWEDVQRLRKMYDELKK comes from the coding sequence ATGTCCGATCTTCATCCCTCATCTCCCCGGCAAGGGGATGAGCCTGTAGCTCAAGAAATTTCCCGGCTTATTTCCGGCATTCGAAACTTCCTTATGCAAGAGCAGGACCTCTTCGGAAATACCATATATCCGTCGGCTGAGCAGGGAGCTCACTCCAAGGAGGGGAAGGAGAGGTCGCTCGGCGGTTATCCTGCCGAACCATGGGCGAACGCATCGTCGCTGAACGATTTGAACTCGATGATCTGCGAATGCCAAAAATGCCCTCTCGGCGCCACACGGACCAAGTTCGTCTTTGGCGTCGGCAATCCAAACGCAGAACTTGTTTTGATCGGCGAGGCGCCGGGAGCCGATGAAGACGCAAAGGGAGAACCGTTTGTCGGGCGCGCAGGCCAGCTGCTGAACAAGATCCTCGAAGCGGTCCACTTCAAGCGCGAGGACGTCTACATCTGCAATATCCTCAAGTGCCGTCCGCCGAACAACCGCGATCCGCTGCCGGAAGAGGTCCGCGAATGCGAACCGTATCTCTGGAAACAGCTCGAGATCATTAAGCCGAAGATCATCCTGTGCCTGGGACGCATCTCCGCGCAGGTGCTGCTGAAGACGACCGATTCGCTGACCTCGCTCCGGGCGAACGTGCACGACTACCGTGGTATTCCGTTGATGGTAACGTACCATCCGGCCGCATTGCTCCGCAATCCCAACTGGAAGCGACCGACGTGGGAAGACGTGCAGCGGTTGCGAAAAATGTATGATGAACTGAAAAAATAA
- the dnaB gene encoding replicative DNA helicase, whose translation MAEILRHTPSPTETTSEGRVPPQAMDIEMAVLGAMLLEKEAISKTVEILDETAFYKPVHQSIFKAMIALFEKNEAVDSITIVEELRRRGQLDEIGGPVYISELTMRVTSAANVEYHAKIVLEKALLRNLISASSEVTSRAFNETEDALDLLDEAEQKIFQISEKRMKKSFLSMRDAVYNTMEMLESIHGKHSGVTGAPSGFSLLDNLTGGFQPSDLVIVAGRPSMGKTAFVLSVARNAAIDHNIPVGFFSLEMSSQQLVLRLICAEARVDAHSVRTGRLPDDQWRKLSTQIGKLHAAKIFIDDTPALGILELRAKARRLKVEHNIGMVIVDYLQLMQGPKSAQSREQEISMISRSLKALAKELNIPVLALSQLNRAVEARSDKRPVLADLRESGAIEQDADVVLFVHRPEMYGIKLEGDKSVENIADILIGKQRNGPTGDVQLSFIKQYARFENLALTTFDDYAPAPSGDTPF comes from the coding sequence ATGGCTGAAATTCTCCGACATACTCCTTCTCCGACCGAGACCACTTCGGAAGGAAGGGTTCCGCCCCAAGCGATGGATATCGAGATGGCGGTATTGGGAGCGATGCTTCTGGAGAAAGAGGCGATCTCGAAGACGGTCGAAATACTCGACGAGACGGCATTCTACAAGCCGGTCCATCAAAGCATCTTCAAGGCGATGATCGCGCTTTTCGAGAAGAATGAGGCGGTTGACTCGATTACGATCGTCGAAGAATTGCGCCGCCGCGGACAACTCGATGAGATCGGCGGCCCCGTTTACATTTCCGAGCTTACCATGCGGGTCACCTCCGCCGCGAACGTCGAGTATCACGCAAAAATTGTCCTTGAAAAGGCCCTCCTTCGCAACCTCATTTCAGCGAGCTCCGAGGTCACCAGCCGCGCGTTCAACGAAACGGAGGACGCGCTCGATCTGCTCGACGAAGCCGAGCAGAAGATCTTTCAGATCTCCGAAAAGAGGATGAAGAAAAGTTTTCTCTCCATGCGGGACGCGGTCTACAATACCATGGAGATGCTGGAAAGCATCCACGGGAAGCACAGCGGCGTCACAGGGGCGCCGTCGGGGTTTTCTTTGCTCGACAATCTTACCGGAGGGTTCCAGCCGTCCGACCTCGTTATCGTCGCAGGCAGGCCCAGCATGGGGAAGACGGCGTTCGTTCTTTCCGTCGCGCGTAATGCGGCCATCGACCACAACATCCCGGTCGGCTTCTTCAGCCTCGAAATGTCTTCCCAGCAGCTCGTGCTCCGGTTGATCTGCGCCGAGGCGCGGGTCGATGCTCACAGCGTGCGGACCGGAAGACTGCCCGACGACCAGTGGCGAAAACTCAGCACGCAGATCGGCAAGCTTCACGCGGCGAAAATCTTTATCGACGACACGCCTGCGCTCGGAATTCTTGAGCTTCGCGCAAAAGCGCGCCGGCTGAAAGTCGAACACAACATCGGCATGGTCATCGTCGATTATCTTCAGCTGATGCAGGGACCGAAATCCGCCCAGAGCCGCGAGCAGGAAATATCCATGATCTCCCGCTCGCTCAAGGCGCTCGCAAAAGAGCTTAACATCCCCGTTCTTGCGCTTTCGCAGCTGAACCGCGCCGTGGAAGCCCGGAGCGATAAGCGTCCCGTCCTCGCCGACCTCCGTGAATCGGGGGCCATCGAACAGGACGCCGACGTCGTGCTTTTCGTGCATCGGCCGGAAATGTACGGCATCAAGCTCGAGGGGGACAAATCCGTCGAAAACATTGCGGACATTCTCATCGGAAAGCAGCGCAACGGCCCGACCGGCGATGTTCAGCTCTCGTTCATCAAACAATACGCCCGTTTTGAAAATCTGGCGCTGACGACGTTCGATGACTATGCACCGGCTCCGTCCGGCGACACTCCGTTTTAA
- a CDS encoding MlaD family protein — MKLSNEIKLGMVIFAAVVVFVGGVIYLRGVDFQKREYTLTIFYNNVNGLQEGDPITIAGLSVGKVEEMKLVGNAIAVKVQIQNKVQFPVDSKAYIKSSSLMGGKLIAITPGLEPAVLHSGDTLTGSYEADLTELTSTLAPISSNVLGILERVNTTFDEKTRGNIQGILADVNRSSAELERIIHDEGQRLDFAIGNFGVFSANLSRFAVSLDTIALAQRNNVDTSMAAIREVTNNLQQASENLKSTTQSLDVVLRKIERGQGTIGKLVQEEKLYNDIDSLASNLNLLVKDLRENPSKYVKVSVF; from the coding sequence ATGAAGCTCAGCAACGAAATTAAACTCGGCATGGTGATTTTCGCAGCGGTGGTGGTCTTTGTGGGAGGAGTGATCTATCTTCGCGGCGTCGATTTCCAAAAACGCGAATACACGCTCACGATTTTTTACAACAACGTCAACGGCCTTCAGGAAGGGGATCCGATAACGATCGCCGGCCTTTCGGTCGGCAAAGTCGAGGAAATGAAGCTCGTCGGGAATGCCATCGCGGTGAAAGTACAGATCCAGAACAAAGTGCAGTTTCCCGTCGATTCGAAGGCGTATATCAAGAGCTCCAGCCTGATGGGGGGAAAACTGATCGCGATCACGCCAGGGTTGGAGCCGGCGGTGCTTCACAGCGGCGACACGCTGACCGGATCGTACGAAGCCGACCTGACCGAGCTGACTTCAACACTTGCGCCGATCTCGTCAAACGTGCTCGGCATCCTCGAACGGGTCAATACGACATTCGACGAGAAAACACGCGGGAACATCCAGGGCATTCTTGCGGACGTCAATCGTTCATCCGCCGAGCTTGAGCGGATCATTCACGATGAAGGGCAGCGCCTGGATTTCGCGATCGGAAATTTTGGCGTGTTCTCCGCGAATCTATCCCGATTTGCGGTGAGCCTCGATACCATCGCGCTTGCCCAGCGGAATAATGTCGATACAAGCATGGCGGCGATCCGCGAGGTGACGAATAACCTCCAGCAAGCGTCGGAAAATCTTAAATCGACGACACAATCGCTCGACGTTGTCCTTCGTAAAATCGAACGAGGGCAGGGAACGATCGGCAAGCTTGTGCAGGAAGAAAAATTGTATAACGACATCGACAGCCTCGCGTCGAACCTTAATCTGCTTGTGAAGGATTTGCGTGAAAATCCATCCAAGTATGTCAAAGTGAGCGTGTTCTGA
- a CDS encoding ATP-binding cassette domain-containing protein, translating into MIRIKNIWKKFGEKQVLRGVTFDVSNKETTVVLGRSGGGKSVLLKMIIGLIKPDAGSIEVDGKDVTTMTYKELRALRFKFGFLFQGAALFDSMTVGENIALSLRRHTGWTDKEIKESLQYALHVVGLDNVEHVMPSSLSGGMKKRVGLARAIALTPRYVLYDEPTTGLDMETADGINLLIKDMRMKLGITSVVVTHDIHSAFVVGDRFAVLENGATLMTGTRDDIQNSGDEEVRKYINSSLPMAEGHRS; encoded by the coding sequence ATGATCCGCATCAAAAATATCTGGAAGAAGTTCGGGGAGAAACAGGTGCTGCGCGGGGTGACGTTCGATGTGTCGAACAAGGAAACGACCGTGGTGCTGGGACGCAGCGGCGGAGGGAAAAGCGTCCTGCTGAAAATGATCATCGGCCTCATCAAGCCCGATGCGGGATCGATCGAGGTTGACGGCAAAGATGTAACGACGATGACCTACAAAGAACTGAGGGCGCTGAGGTTCAAGTTCGGGTTTCTGTTCCAAGGAGCCGCGCTGTTCGACTCGATGACCGTCGGCGAGAATATCGCACTCTCGCTTCGCCGTCACACCGGATGGACGGACAAGGAAATCAAGGAAAGCCTCCAGTACGCCCTGCATGTCGTCGGGCTCGATAACGTGGAGCACGTGATGCCGTCATCGTTGAGCGGGGGGATGAAGAAGCGCGTCGGCCTGGCAAGGGCGATCGCATTGACGCCGCGGTACGTCCTGTACGACGAACCGACCACCGGCCTCGACATGGAAACTGCCGACGGGATCAACCTTCTCATCAAAGACATGAGAATGAAGCTCGGGATCACATCGGTCGTAGTGACGCACGACATTCACAGCGCGTTTGTCGTGGGGGACCGGTTCGCCGTGCTCGAAAACGGCGCGACACTCATGACCGGTACCCGCGACGACATTCAGAACAGCGGGGACGAAGAAGTCCGAAAATACATCAACAGTTCTTTGCCAATGGCAGAAGGACATCGCTCATGA
- a CDS encoding N-acetylmuramoyl-L-alanine amidase-like domain-containing protein — translation MNRREFISRTALSALLPLLPSNSGKADAPSLLSMFEETDESICKSKFDLALSEELVEKPINEVIVAIGRSFIGTDYAAHSLEEEGAEHLVINMRVLDCVSFYENSLALARCIKLKKFSFEDYKAQLQFIRYRGGIINGYPSRLHYTVDYWFDNEKKGVLKVVTEELADKKSLRPIPTPVNFMTSHRKLYRQLSNDSFFKEMVRLEEEIGKREAFYIPKEYVRISEERIKTGSLIGMTTTTPGLDISHTGIAVRMENGELHLMHAPDVGFQVQITESPLHEYLNHHPKQTGIIVAEALEPR, via the coding sequence GTGAACCGCCGCGAATTCATAAGCCGCACAGCCCTTTCAGCTCTTCTTCCCCTTCTTCCGTCAAATTCCGGCAAGGCGGACGCCCCCTCGCTCTTGTCGATGTTCGAAGAGACCGACGAATCCATCTGTAAATCAAAATTCGACCTTGCGCTCTCCGAAGAACTCGTGGAAAAGCCGATCAATGAAGTGATCGTGGCGATCGGAAGGTCGTTCATCGGGACGGACTATGCTGCGCATTCGCTCGAAGAGGAAGGGGCAGAACATCTCGTCATCAATATGCGCGTCCTTGACTGTGTTTCTTTCTACGAAAATTCCCTGGCCCTCGCCCGCTGCATCAAGCTGAAAAAATTTTCCTTCGAGGACTATAAGGCTCAGCTTCAGTTCATCAGGTACCGCGGCGGCATCATCAACGGATACCCGAGCCGGCTTCACTATACCGTCGACTATTGGTTCGATAACGAAAAGAAAGGCGTTCTAAAGGTTGTGACGGAGGAATTGGCAGACAAAAAAAGCCTACGCCCGATTCCGACACCGGTCAATTTTATGACCTCTCACCGAAAACTGTATCGACAGCTTTCGAACGACTCCTTTTTTAAGGAGATGGTGCGTCTCGAAGAAGAGATCGGAAAACGTGAAGCGTTTTACATTCCCAAGGAATATGTACGGATAAGTGAGGAGAGGATTAAAACCGGGTCGTTGATAGGCATGACAACGACAACGCCGGGGCTCGACATTTCACACACTGGGATTGCGGTGAGGATGGAGAACGGGGAGCTTCATCTTATGCACGCCCCCGATGTCGGATTTCAGGTTCAGATCACGGAATCGCCCCTCCATGAGTACCTGAACCATCATCCGAAACAGACTGGAATCATCGTCGCCGAAGCCTTGGAACCCCGGTAG
- a CDS encoding DNA-directed RNA polymerase subunit omega, with protein sequence MAIKPLEIHTLESKAANVYEAIVVLSKRARQINEETKLEFNQRIETIAAIPTTTNGDEEEMDANPDQLKISLEFEKRAKPTEQAIGELLSDKLEFRYKEEEEKKEPAA encoded by the coding sequence ATGGCAATCAAACCGCTGGAAATACACACGCTTGAGTCGAAAGCGGCGAACGTCTACGAGGCGATCGTCGTCCTCTCGAAGCGTGCGCGCCAGATCAACGAAGAGACGAAGCTCGAGTTCAATCAACGCATTGAAACGATCGCCGCTATCCCGACGACGACCAACGGCGACGAAGAAGAGATGGATGCAAATCCGGACCAGCTGAAAATCAGCCTCGAGTTCGAGAAACGTGCGAAACCGACGGAGCAGGCGATCGGCGAGTTGTTGTCGGACAAGCTGGAGTTCAGGTATAAAGAGGAAGAGGAAAAGAAAGAACCGGCAGCCTAA
- the nfo gene encoding deoxyribonuclease IV has product MNSTQPQILLGAHMSISGGVHTAVDRATSIGCTALQVFTKNNNQWNAKPLTDVEVENYKRKIAEATIAPVVAHDSYLINLCAVNSDTLARSRAAFVDELTRCEQLGIQLLNFHPGAHGGAGEEDGLKRIIESLNIAHEKTKGFRVLSVVETSAGQGTAVGYKFEHLEKIINGVDEPQRMAACIDTCHIFAAGYDIRTEHGYAKTMKEFDETVGLKRLAAFHCNDSKKEFGSHGDRHEHIGKGKIGLAGFSFLMNDERFQHIPKILETPKSKDLHEDVENIATLKRLTGK; this is encoded by the coding sequence GTGAATTCTACGCAACCGCAGATTCTTCTTGGCGCTCATATGTCGATCAGCGGCGGAGTGCATACTGCCGTTGACCGGGCGACGTCGATCGGATGCACCGCGCTCCAGGTGTTCACAAAGAACAACAACCAGTGGAACGCAAAACCGCTGACGGACGTCGAGGTGGAAAACTACAAAAGGAAAATTGCGGAAGCAACCATCGCGCCGGTCGTGGCGCATGATTCATACCTCATCAACCTCTGCGCCGTCAACAGCGACACTCTCGCGAGGTCGCGCGCGGCCTTTGTCGACGAATTGACACGGTGCGAGCAGCTTGGTATCCAGCTTTTGAATTTTCACCCTGGGGCTCATGGCGGTGCGGGGGAAGAAGACGGGCTCAAAAGGATCATCGAAAGTCTTAACATTGCACACGAAAAAACAAAAGGCTTCAGGGTGTTAAGCGTCGTCGAGACAAGCGCCGGACAGGGGACGGCAGTCGGGTATAAGTTTGAGCATCTTGAAAAGATCATCAACGGTGTCGATGAGCCGCAACGAATGGCGGCATGCATCGATACGTGCCATATTTTTGCCGCCGGGTATGATATCCGTACGGAACATGGGTATGCAAAAACGATGAAAGAGTTCGACGAGACCGTCGGTTTGAAGCGGCTGGCCGCCTTCCATTGCAATGATTCAAAGAAAGAATTCGGATCTCACGGCGACAGACATGAGCACATCGGCAAAGGGAAGATCGGGCTGGCGGGCTTTTCTTTTTTGATGAACGATGAGCGGTTTCAGCATATCCCCAAGATCCTCGAAACGCCGAAATCGAAAGACCTTCACGAAGACGTGGAAAATATCGCGACGCTTAAAAGATTGACCGGAAAATAG
- a CDS encoding AMP-binding protein: protein MQRTIPRLFETSVEKFRTNILLWEKKDDVYKGMTYLQTRSHVHDFAAGLLSFGVKKGDRIALIAEGRNDWVISELGILYTGAVNVPLSVKLNEQPELKFRLAHSGCRMAIVSATQACKIKQLKSDLPDLEKIILLDQAEKYDDDEIPLEELYETGQRYLDGDADSFRIAWESLLEGDPANICYTSGTTADPKGIILTHRNYTSNVEQASGLLKIPQHYCSLLILPWDHCFAHTAGIYTLMKNGASMASVQTGKTAMESLKNIPTNIKESKPTFLLSVPTLAKNFRKNIENGIKEKGPKVEKLFKKALEVAYDYNGNGWNRGKGLRILKKPLYMIFDKILFSRIRENFGGRLEFFIGGGALLDIELQRFFYAIGIPMYQGYGLSESSPVISANVPQKHKLGSSGSVVPNLELKICDDKGNALPVGQRGEIVVKGENVMAGYWKNEKATRETIREGWLYTGDLGYLDEDGFLYVLGRNKSLLIANDGEKYSPEGIEETVAGYSRFIEQILLYNNQSPYTVGLVVPNRDNCLQWLKEKQLSCRSTEGQEAVLHMLESEIDAYRDGGGHAGMFPSRWLPSAVAVLGEGFTEQNGFMNSTMKMVRGRITEFYKNRLDFLFTPEGQTICNHQNMTIVKRWEE from the coding sequence ATGCAGCGAACGATCCCGCGCCTTTTCGAGACAAGCGTCGAAAAATTTCGCACGAACATTCTCTTATGGGAGAAGAAGGACGATGTCTATAAGGGGATGACATACCTTCAAACGCGCAGCCATGTCCATGACTTCGCCGCCGGCTTATTGAGCTTCGGCGTTAAAAAGGGGGACAGGATCGCACTGATCGCCGAGGGAAGAAACGATTGGGTGATCAGCGAACTCGGCATTCTCTATACCGGCGCGGTGAATGTGCCGCTGTCGGTGAAACTGAACGAGCAGCCGGAGCTGAAATTTCGGCTCGCCCATTCCGGCTGCCGGATGGCGATCGTATCGGCAACCCAGGCGTGCAAGATCAAACAGCTCAAAAGCGATTTGCCGGACCTTGAGAAAATAATCCTCCTCGATCAGGCAGAAAAGTACGACGACGATGAGATACCCCTTGAAGAATTGTACGAAACGGGACAACGGTATCTCGATGGGGATGCCGATTCCTTCCGGATTGCATGGGAGTCGCTTCTTGAGGGCGATCCCGCAAATATTTGCTACACCTCCGGAACCACCGCCGACCCCAAGGGAATCATCCTCACCCACCGCAATTACACATCCAACGTTGAGCAAGCTTCCGGGCTCCTGAAGATTCCCCAGCACTATTGTTCGCTTTTGATCCTTCCGTGGGACCATTGTTTTGCCCATACTGCAGGGATTTATACGCTGATGAAAAACGGGGCGAGCATGGCCTCGGTGCAGACAGGCAAGACGGCGATGGAGTCGCTGAAAAATATTCCGACCAACATCAAAGAATCGAAACCAACGTTCCTTCTGAGCGTGCCGACGCTGGCGAAAAATTTCCGGAAAAATATTGAGAACGGCATCAAAGAAAAGGGGCCGAAGGTTGAAAAACTCTTTAAGAAAGCGCTGGAGGTCGCGTACGACTATAACGGCAACGGCTGGAACAGGGGAAAAGGTCTGCGCATTTTGAAGAAGCCGCTGTACATGATCTTCGATAAGATCCTTTTCAGCAGAATACGGGAAAATTTCGGCGGCAGGCTGGAGTTCTTCATCGGAGGGGGAGCGCTTCTCGACATCGAGCTGCAGCGATTTTTTTACGCGATCGGAATACCGATGTACCAGGGGTACGGACTATCAGAGTCCTCCCCGGTTATTTCCGCGAATGTCCCTCAAAAACACAAACTCGGCTCTTCCGGAAGCGTTGTTCCGAACCTCGAATTGAAAATTTGCGACGACAAGGGAAATGCGCTTCCCGTCGGGCAGCGCGGCGAAATCGTCGTCAAAGGGGAAAACGTCATGGCCGGATACTGGAAGAATGAAAAGGCAACGCGAGAAACGATCCGCGAGGGCTGGCTGTACACCGGCGACCTTGGCTACCTTGATGAAGACGGTTTCTTGTACGTCCTGGGGCGAAATAAAAGTTTGTTGATCGCGAACGACGGAGAGAAATACAGTCCGGAAGGAATAGAAGAAACGGTTGCCGGTTATTCGCGCTTCATAGAACAAATCCTTCTTTATAATAACCAATCCCCCTATACCGTCGGACTTGTCGTGCCGAACCGCGACAATTGCCTGCAGTGGTTGAAGGAGAAACAACTTTCCTGTCGTAGCACTGAAGGACAAGAGGCGGTCCTGCACATGCTTGAATCCGAAATCGATGCGTACCGTGACGGCGGCGGGCATGCCGGAATGTTTCCGTCGAGGTGGCTTCCGTCGGCGGTCGCAGTGCTGGGGGAGGGGTTCACCGAGCAGAACGGTTTCATGAACAGCACCATGAAAATGGTCCGCGGACGGATCACCGAGTTTTACAAAAACAGGCTGGATTTTCTCTTCACCCCCGAAGGGCAGACAATCTGCAATCATCAGAATATGACGATCGTCAAGAGATGGGAAGAGTAG